A section of the Papio anubis isolate 15944 chromosome 4, Panubis1.0, whole genome shotgun sequence genome encodes:
- the TRIM56 gene encoding E3 ubiquitin-protein ligase TRIM56, with product MVSHGSSPSLLEALSSDFLACKICLEQLQAPKTLPCLHTYCQDCLGQLADGSRIRCPECRETVPVPPEGVAAFKTNFFVNGLLDLVKARACGDLRAGKPACALCPLVGGTSAGGPATARCLDCADDLCQACADGHRCTRQTHTHRVVDLVGYRAGWYDEEARERQAAQCPQHPGEALRFLCQPCSQLLCRECRLDPHLDHPCLPLAEAVRARRPGLEELLAGVDSNLVELEAARRVEKEALARLREQAARVGTQVEEAAEGVLRALLAQKQEVLGQLRAHVEAAEEAARGRLAELEGREQVARAAAAFARRVLSLGREAEILSLEGAIAQRLRQLQGCPWAPGPAPCLLPQLELHPGLLDKNCHLLQLSFEEQQPQKDGGKDGAGTQGGEESQSRREDAPKTERQGGVQPQARDGAQTPKEEKAQTTREDGVQTLEEDRAQIPHEDGGPQPHRGGRPNKKKKFKGRLKSISREPSPALGPNLDGSGLLPRPIFSCSFPTRMPGDKRSPRITGLCPFGPREILVADEQNRALKCFSLNGDYKGTVPVPEGCSPCSVAALQSAVAFSAGARLYLISPDGEVQWRRALSLSQASHAVAALPSGDRVAVSVAGHVEVYNMEGSLATRFIPGGKASRGLRALVFLTTSPQGHFVGSDWQQNSVVICDGLGQVVGEYKGPGLHGCQPGSVSVDKKGYIFLTLREVNKVVILDPKGSLLGDFLTAYHGLEKPRVTTMVDGRYLVVSLSNGTIHVFRVRSPDN from the coding sequence ATGGTTTCCCACGGGTCCTCGCCCTCCCTCCTAGAGGCCCTGAGCAGCGACTTTCTGGCCTGTAAAATCTGCCTGGAGCAGCTGCAGGCACCCAAGACACTGCCCTGCCTGCATACCTACTGCCAGGACTGCCTGGGCCAGCTGGCCGATGGCAGCCGCATCCGCTGCCCCGAATGTCGCGAGACCGTGCCCGTGCCACCTGAGGGTGTGGCCGCCTTCAAGACCAACTTCTTCGTCAATGGGCTGCTGGACCTGGTGAAGGCTCGAGCCTGTGGAGACCTGCGTGCCGGGAAGCCAGCCTGTGCCCTGTGTCCCCTGGTGGGTGGCACCAGCGCCGGGGGGCCGGCCACGGCCCGGTGCCTGGACTGTGCCGACGACTTGTGCCAGGCCTGTGCCGACGGGCACCGCTGTACCCGCCAGACCCACACCCACCGCGTGGTGGACCTGGTGGGCTACAGGGCGGGATGGTATGATGAGGAGGCCCGGGAGCGCCAGGCGGCCCAGTGTCCCCAGCACCCCGGGGAGGCACTGCGCTTCCTGTGCCAGCCCTGCTCGCAGTTGCTGTGCAGAGAGTGCCGCCTAGACCCCCACCTGGACCACCCCTGCCTACCTCTGGCTGAGGCTGTGCGTGCCCGGAGGCCGGGCCTGGAGGAGCTGCTGGCCGGTGTGGACAGTAACCTGGTGGAGCTGGAGGCGGCGCGGAGGGTGGAGAAGGAGGCGCTGGCCCGGCTGCGGGAGCAGGCGGCCCGGGTGGGGACACAGGTAGAGGAGGCGGCTGAGGGCGTCCTCCGGGCCCTGCTGGCCCAGAAGCAGGAGGTGCTGGGGCAGCTACGAGCCCACGTGGAGGCTGCTGAAGAGGCTGCTCGGGGGAGGCTGGCGGAGCTCGAGGGCCGTGAGCAGGTGGCCAGAGCGGCAGCCGCCTTCGCCCGCCGGGTACTCAGCCTGGGGCGAGAGGCTGAGATCCTCTCCCTGGAAGGGGCAATTGCGCAGCGGCTCCGGCAGCTGCAGGGCTGCCCCTGGGCACCGGGGCCGGCCCCCTGCCTGCTCCCGCAGCTGGAGCTCCATCCTGGGCTGCTGGACAAGAACTGCCACCTGCTTCAGCTGTCCTTTGAGGAGCAGCAGCCCCAGAAGGATGGTGGGAAAGACGGAGCTGGTACCCAGGGAGGTGAGGAGAgccagagcaggagagaggatGCGCCGAAGACGGAGAGACAGGGTGGGGTCCAACCCCAGGCCAGAGATGGAGCCCAGACCCCCAAAGAGGAAAAAGCCCAGACAACCCGAGAAGACGGAGTCCAGACCTTGGAGGAGGACAGGGCCCAGATACCCCACGAGGATGGAGGACCCCAGCCCCACAGGGGTGGCAGaccaaacaagaagaaaaagttcaaagGCAGGCTCAAGTCAATTTCCCgagagcccagcccagccctgggcccGAACCTGGACGGCTCTGGCCTCCTCCCCAGACCCATCTTTTCCTGCAGTTTCCCCACGCGGATGCCTGGGGACAAGCGGTCCCCCCGGATCACTGGACTGTGTCCCTTCGGCCCCCGGGAGATCCTGGTGGCGGATGAGCAGAATCGGGCGCTGAAATGCTTCTCCCTCAACGGTGACTACAAGGGCACCGTGCCGGTCCCTGAGGGCTGCTCCCCTTGCAGCGTGGCTGCCCTGCAGAGCGCCGTGGCCTTCTCCGCTGGTGCACGGCTCTATCTCATCAGCCCCGATGGCGAGGTGCAGTGGCGCCGGGCCCTGAGCCTCTCCCAGGCCAGCCACGCGGTGGCGGCACTGCCAAGCGGGGACCGTGTGGCTGTCAGCGTGGCGGGCCACGTGGAGGTGTACAATATGGAAGGCAGCCTGGCCACCCGGTTCATTCCTGGGGGCAAGGCCAGCCGGGGCCTGCGGGCACTGGTGTTTCTGACCACCAGCCCCCAGGGGCATTTCGTGGGGTCGGATTGGCAGCAGAATAGCGTGGTAATCTGTGATGGGCTGGGCCAGGTGGTTGGGGAGTACAAGGGGCCAGGCCTGCATGGCTGCCAGCCGGGCTCTGTGTCTGTGGATAAGAAGGGCTACATCTTCCTGACCCTTCGAGAAGTCAACAAGGTGGTGATCCTGGACCCGAAGGGGTCCCTCCTTGGAGACTTCCTGACAGCCTACCACGGCCTGGAAAAGCCCCGGGTTACCACCATGGTGGATGGCAGGTACCTGGTTGTGTCCCTCAGTAATGGGACCATCCATGTCTTTCGGGTCCGTTCTCCGGACAATTAA